From a single Ornithorhynchus anatinus isolate Pmale09 chromosome 15, mOrnAna1.pri.v4, whole genome shotgun sequence genomic region:
- the ORNANAV1R3176 gene encoding vomeronasal 1 receptor ornAnaV1R3176, which yields MDISDISLGIVMLLQISTGASVNVFLLLFYTHMVFSSHKLSSSDLILTHLALANTIILLTYGIPETISAWGWRNFLNTIGCKIVLYIYRVARGLSICTTCLLSNFQAITISPSTTLWAGVKVKLPKCIIPSFVFFWVLNLLININALVYASGPQNSTTIQITYDLKYSSITILSAEATLINTVMLSGRDLLFVGLMSTASGYMVFVLHRHHRQVRHLHGPGSFSRAMPEVRAAKRIIALVTLYVLLYGRHPVMFSILLNRKEKSPLLVNIHTVMVFGFPVFSPFLVIHSDRRMRTFWKRESTVSIVDPS from the coding sequence ATGGACATCAGTGACATCTCTTTGGGGATTGTAATGCTGCTACAGATCAGCACTGGAGCATCAGTGAacgttttcctcctcctgttttataccCACATGGTCTTCTCCAGCCACAAGCTCAGTTCCTCAGACTTGATCCTCACCCACCTAGCTTTGGCCAATACCATCATCCTTCTCACCTACGGAATCCCAGAGACCATTTCTGCTTGGGGATGGAGAAATTTCCTGAACACCATTGGATGCAAAATTGTCTTATATATTTACCGAGTGGCCCGGGGCCTTTCCATCTGCACCACATGCCTCTTGAGCaacttccaggccatcaccatcagtcccagcaccaccttgtgggcaggggtcaaagTCAAATTACCCAAATGTATCATTCCTTCCTTTGTCTTTTTCTGGGTCCTCAATCTGTTGATCAACATCAATGCACTGGTGTATGCTTCGGGTCCCCAGAACAGCACCACCATTCAAATTACATATGATCTTAAATATTCTTCAATAACCATTCTCAGTGCAGAAGCCACCCTGATAAATACCGTTATGCTCTCTGGCCGTGATCTGCTCTTTGTGGGACTCATGAGCacagccagtggctacatggtattCGTCCTGCAtagacaccaccggcaggtccgcCATCTCCACGGTCCCGGCAGCTTCTCCAGGGCGATGCCTGAGGTCCGAGCAGCCAAAAGAATCATTGCCCTTGTCACGCTCTATGTCCTCCTCTATGGGCGCCATCCTGTCATGTTTAGCATTTTACTCAACAGGAAAGAAAAGTCTCCTCTACTAGTGAACATCCacacagtgatggtatttggctTTCCTGTCTTCAGTCCCTTTCTGGTGATTCAcagtgacaggaggatgagaacatTTTGGAAAAGAGAATCAACTGTTTCCATCGTGGATCCTTCTTAG